AGTTATTTTCAGACACCACCCAATTTTTAATTATCAAAAATGAATCACTTTTCAATTGTCATTTGCCCCACTGCTCCTTTTGTGCATCATCTTTTAAAAAAGGCAAATAAGATAGCCATTATGGCACCAATCTGTCCAAGATAGAAGATAAACATCCATCTTATTATGCTGGAGTAAGTAGCCTTTAATTCAACCCTTACCTCTGAAATTCTTTCATTAACATTAGAGATCTCCTCAGTTATTTTTTTGTCAAGTTTAGCTGTTTCCTCAGTTATTCTTTTGTCAAGTTTAGCTGTTTCCTCAGTTATTCTTTTGTCAAATTTAGCTGTTTCCTCAGTTATTCTTTTGTCAAGTTTAGCTGTTTCTTCTGTTATTCTTTTGTCAAGTTTGACTTCAAGCATAGAAACTTCTTCTGTTATTCTTTTGTCAATCTTTGAGGTTTCTTGAGTGATTCTTGTTTCAAACTTTCCCTCAAGGATGGCAAGGTCAGACCTTACTCCACTAATCTCCTGAGAGAGTCTTCTTTCAAACTTTTCTGCTGATAAGGTAATAACATCCTCTTTTACCCTTTCCTCTGATTTGTTAAACACATCAATTAGAGAATCAATCCCATCTTCACCTAATTTTTCCCTTAATGGTTTTGGAATAGCAATAACTGGC
This DNA window, taken from bacterium, encodes the following:
- a CDS encoding DUF1640 domain-containing protein, translating into MPVIAIPKPLREKLGEDGIDSLIDVFNKSEERVKEDVITLSAEKFERRLSQEISGVRSDLAILEGKFETRITQETSKIDKRITEEVSMLEVKLDKRITEETAKLDKRITEETAKFDKRITEETAKLDKRITEETAKLDKKITEEISNVNERISEVRVELKATYSSIIRWMFIFYLGQIGAIMAILFAFFKR